In Vulpes lagopus strain Blue_001 chromosome 1, ASM1834538v1, whole genome shotgun sequence, a genomic segment contains:
- the NPC1 gene encoding NPC intracellular cholesterol transporter 1: protein MTARRPAVGLLLLLLCPAQVFAQSCVWYGECGIASGDKRYNCQYSGPPKPLPKDGYDLMQELCPGFFFDNVSVCCDVQQLRTLKDSLQLPLQFLSRCPSCFYNLMNLFCELTCSPRQSQFLNVTETEDYVDPVTNQTKTNVKELQYYVGESFANAMYNACRDVEAPSSNDKALGLLCGKEAEACNATNWIEYMFNKDNGQAPFTIIPIFSDLPAHGMEPMNNATKGCDEPVDEVTAPCSCQDCSVVCGPKPQPPPAPAPWRILGLDAMYVIMWITYMAFLLMFFGAFFAVWCYRKRYFVSEYTPIDSNIAFSVNASDTGEASCCDALGAAFEGCLRRLFTQWGSFCIRNPGCIIFFSLAFIAACSSGLVFGRVTTNPVDLWSAPGSQARLEKEYFDAHFGPFFRTEQLIIQAPHTSVHTYQPYPSGSDVPFGPPLDIGILHQVLDLQTAIENITATYNNETVTLQDICVAPLSPYNKNCTIMSVLNYFQNSHSMLDHKIGDDFYVYADYHTHLLYCVRAPASLNDTSLLHDPCLGTFGGPVFPWLVLGGYDDQNYNNATALVITFPVNNYYNDTEKLQRAQAWEKEFINFVKNYENPNLTISFTTERSIEDELNRESNGDVFTVLISYAVMFLYISIALGHIKSCSRFLVDSKISLGIAGILIVLSSVMCSLGIFSYFGIPLTLIVIEVIPFLVLAVGVDNIFILVQTYQRDERLQGETLEQQLGRVLGEVAPSMFLSSFSEAVAFFLGALSQMPAVHTFSLFAGMAVLIDFLLQITCFVSLLGLDLKRQEKNRLDVLCCLTGSEGGTGIQASESCLFRFFKNSYSPFLLKDWMRPIVIAVFVGILSFSIAVLNKVEIGLDQSLSMPDDSYMMDYFKSLKYLHAGPPVYFVLEEGHDYTSLEGQNMVCGGMGCNNDSLVQQIFSAAQLDNYTRIGFAPSSWIDDYFDWVKPQSSCCRVYNSTDQFCNASVVDPACVRCRPLTQEGKRRPQGEDFMRFLPMFLSDNPNPKCGKGGHAAYSSAVNLVGNDTSVGATYFMTYHTVLQTSADFTDAMRKAILIANNITKTMSLKGSHYRVFPYSVFYVFYEQYLTIIDDTIFNLSVSLGAIFLVTLVLLGCELWSAVIMCVTIAMILVNMFGVMWLWGISLNAVSLVNLVMSCGISVEFCSHITRAFTVSAKGSRVERAEEALSHMGSSVFSGITLTKFGGIVVLAFAKSQIFQVFYFRMYLAMVLLGATHGLIFLPVLLSYIGPSINKAKSLASQERYKGTEREQLLNF from the exons GTGTTTGCACAGTCCTGTGTATGGTATGGAGAGTGTGGAATTGCATCTGGAGACAAGAGATATAACTGCCAATATTCGGGGCCACCAAAACCCTTGCCAAAGGATGGGTATGACTTAATGCAG GAGCTCTGTCCAGGATTCTTCTTTGACAATGTCAGCGTGTGCTGTGACGTGCAGCAGCTCCGGACCCTGAAGGACAGCCTACAGCTTCCCCTGCAGTTCCTGTCCAG atGTCCATCCTGTTTTTATAACCTAATGAACCTGTTTTGCGAGCTGACATGTAGCCCTCGGCAAAGTCAGTTTCTGAATGTTACAGAAACTGAAGATTATGTTGATCCTGTTACAAACCAGACAAAAACGAACGTAAAAGAATTACAGTACTATGTCGGAGAGAGTTTTGCCAATG ccATGTACAACGCCTGCCGGGACGTGGAGGCCCCCTCCAGTAATGACAAAGCCCTGGGACTCCTGTGTGGGAAGGAGGCCGAGGCCTGCAATGCCACCAACTGGATCGAGTACATGTTCAATAAGGACAACGGCCAGGCACCTTTCACCATCATACCCATATTTTCAG ATCTTCCAGCccatgggatggagcccatgaACAATGCCACCAAGGGCTGTGACGAGCCTGTGGACGAGGTCACGGCACCGTGCAGTTGCCAAGATTGCTCGGTGGTCTGTGGCCCcaagccccagcccccacccgcTCCGGCTCCCTGGAGAATTTTGGGCCTGGATGCCATGTATGTCATCATGTGGATCACCTACATGGCATTTTTGCTCATGTTTTTTGGAGCATTTTTTGCTGTGTGGTGCTACAG aaaacgCTATTTTGTCTCTGAGTACACCCCCATTGATAGCAACATAGCTTTCTCTGTAAATGCCAGTGACACAG GGGAGGCATCCTGCTGCGATGCACTTGGTGCAGCATTTGAGGGCTGCCTGAGGCGGCTCTTCACACAGTGGGGCTCCTTCTGCATCCGAAACCCAGGCTGCATCATCTTCTTCTCCCTGGCCTTCATTGCTGCCTGCTCTTCAGGCCTGGTGTTCGGCCGGGTCACAACCAACCCAGTGGACCTGTGGTCGGCCCCTGGCAGCCAGGCACGCCTGGAGAAAGAGTACTTTGATGCGCACTTCGGGCCTTTCTTCCGCACGGAGCAGCTCATCATCCAGGCCCCCCACACCAGTGTGCACACTTACCAGCCGTACCCCTCAGGATCCGACGTGCCCTTTGGGCCCCCGCTTGACATAGGGATCTTGCACCAG GTTCTAGACTTACAAACCGCCATTGAAAACATCACCGCAACTTACAACAATGAGACTGTAACACTTCAGGACATCTGTGTGGCCCCGCTCTCACCCTATAACAAGAACTGCACCATTATGAGCGTGTTAAATTACTTCCAGAACAGCCATTCTATGCTGGACCACAAAATAGGGGATGACTTCTATGTGTATGCAGATTACCACACGCACTTGCTATATTGTGTACG GGCTCCTGCATCTCTGAATGATACCAGTTTGCTCCATGATCCTTGCCTGGGTACATTTGGTGGGCCAGTGTTCCCGTGGCTTGTGTTAGGAGGCTATGATG atcaaaactacaataatgCTACAGCCCTTGTGATTACCTTTCCTGTCAATAATTACTACAATGATACAGAGAAGCTCCAGAGGGCCCAGGCCTGGGAAAAAGA gtttattaattttgtgaaaaactACGAGAATCCAAATCTGACCATTTCTTTCACTACTGAGCGAAGTATTGAGGATGAACTGAATCGGGAAAGTAACGGTGATGTCTTCACTGTTCTGATCAGCTATGCCGTCATGTTTCTGTACATTTCCATAGCCTTGGGGCACATCAAAAGCTGTAGCAGGTTTCTA GTGGATTCTAAAATCTCCCTTGGCATCGCTGGGATCCTCATTGTGTTGAGCTCAGTGATGTGCTCATTGGGCATCTTCAGCTACTTTGGGATCCCCCTCACCCTCATCGTGATCGAAGTCATCCCATTCCTGGTGTTGGCTGTTGGGGTAGACAACATCTTCATTCTGGTCCAAACCTACCAG cgcgATGAACGTCTTCAAGGAGAAACTCTGGAACAGCAGCtgggcagggtcctgggagaAGTGGCTCCTAGTATGTTCCTGTCCTCCTTTTCAGAGGCTGTAGCATTTTTCTTAG GAGCCTTGTCACAGATGCCCGCagtgcacactttctctctgttTGCCGGGATGGCGGTCCTCATTGACTTCCTTCTTCAGATTACCTGTTTTGTGAGTCTCTTGGGGTTAGACCTTAAGCGTCAAGAG AAAAATCGCCTGGACGTCCTTTGCTGTCTCACAGGCTCTGAAGGTGGAACCGGCATCCAGGCCTCAGAAAGCTGCTTATTTCGGTTCTTCAAAAACTCCTACTCCCCATTTCTGCTTAAGGATTGGATGCGGCCCATTGTG ATAGCGGTATTTGTGGGCATTCTCTCATTCAGTATCGCAGTCCTGAACAAAGTGGAGATTGGATTGGATCAGTCTCTTTCAATGCCAGAT GACTCCTACATGATGGATTATTTCAAGTCCCTCAAATACCTGCATGCAGGTCCCCCTGTGTACTTTGTCCTGGAGGAAGGACACGACTACACCTCTTTGGAAGGGCAGAACATGGTGTGCGGGGGCATGGGCTGCAATAATGACTCCCTGGTGCAGCAGATCTTCAGCGCGGCTCAGCTGGACAACTA TACCCGCATAGGCTTTGCGCCCTCGTCCTGGATCGACGATTATTTTGATTGGGTCAAGCCTCAGTCTTCCTGCTGTAGAGTCTACAACAGCACAGATCAGTTCTGCAATGCCTCAG TGGTCGACCCTGCCTGCGTCCGCTGCAGGCCTCTGACCCAAGAGGGCAAACGGAGGCCTCAGGGTGAAGACTTCATGAGATTCCTGCCCATGTTCCTTTCTGATAACCCAAACCCCAAGTGCGGCAAAGG GGGACATGCTGCCTACAGCTCAGCAGTTAACCTCGTCGGCAATGACACGAGTGTCGGAGCCACTTACTTCATGACCTACCACACCGTGCTTCAGACCTCTGCTGACTTTACTGACGCCATGAGAAAAGCCATCCTCATTGCCAATAACATCACCAAAACCATGAGTCTTAAAGGAAGCCACTACCGCGTGTTCCCGTACAG tGTGTTCTATGTCTTCTACGAACAGTACCTGACCATTATTGATGACACGATCTTTAACCTCAGCGTGTCACTGGGAGCCATCTTCTTGGTGACCTTGGTTCTCCTGGGCTGTGAACTGTGGTCTGCAGTGATCATGTGTGTCACCATTGCCATGATCTTGGTCAACATGTTTGGCGTCATGTGGCTGTGGGGCATCAGTCTGAACGCGGTTTCCTTGGTCAACCTGGTCATG AGCTGTGGCATCTCCGTGGAGTTCTGCAGCCACATAACGAGAGCGTTCACAGTGAGTGCGAAGGGGAGCCGCGTGGAACGGGCCGAAGAGGCGCTCTCTCACATGGGCAGTTCT GTGTTCAGTGGAATCACACTAACGAAATTTGGAGGGATTGTGGTGTTGGCCTTTGCCAAATCTCAGATTTTCCAGGTATTTTACTTCAGGATGTATCTGGCTATGGTCTTGCTGGGAGCCACGCACGGCTTGATATTCCTCCCTGTGTTACTCAGCTACATAG GCCCATCaataaataaagccaaaagtTTGGCCTCCCAAGAGCGATACAAAGGTACAGAGCGAGAGCAGCTCCTGAACTTCTAG